The following proteins are co-located in the Bradyrhizobium sp. AZCC 2176 genome:
- a CDS encoding crotonase/enoyl-CoA hydratase family protein, producing MTEANAVLVERDGAVTIVSINRPHCRNAVDGATARKLYDAFLAFDADESASVAVFTGTAGYFCAGADLKAVAAGDPNKRREFGGHDSIAPMGPSRLRLSKPVIAAVEGFAVAGGMELALWADMRVVAEDATFGIFCRRFGVPLIDLGTIRLPRLIGHSQAIDLILTGRPVGAQEALCMGLANRVVGRGEACAHAIALAKEIARFPQTCLRADRLSALRQWDLSEEEAIANEMRGGLEVIASGETLSGATRFASGAGRHGAFGGDVGNG from the coding sequence ATGACCGAAGCCAACGCCGTGCTCGTCGAACGCGATGGTGCCGTGACCATCGTTTCCATCAACCGCCCGCATTGCCGCAACGCCGTCGACGGCGCAACCGCGCGGAAGCTGTATGATGCGTTTCTTGCCTTCGACGCCGACGAGAGCGCATCGGTCGCGGTGTTTACCGGCACCGCCGGATATTTCTGCGCGGGCGCGGACCTCAAGGCAGTGGCGGCGGGCGATCCGAACAAGCGGCGCGAGTTCGGCGGGCATGATTCGATTGCGCCGATGGGGCCGAGCCGGTTGCGGCTGTCGAAGCCCGTAATTGCCGCAGTGGAAGGTTTTGCGGTGGCCGGCGGCATGGAGCTGGCGCTGTGGGCGGACATGCGCGTGGTCGCAGAGGATGCGACCTTCGGCATTTTCTGCCGCCGTTTCGGCGTACCCCTGATCGATCTCGGCACCATCCGCCTGCCGCGGCTGATCGGTCACTCGCAGGCGATCGATCTGATCCTCACCGGCCGCCCGGTCGGCGCGCAGGAGGCGCTGTGCATGGGCCTCGCCAACCGTGTTGTCGGCCGTGGCGAGGCGTGCGCGCATGCGATCGCGCTGGCCAAGGAGATCGCGCGCTTCCCGCAGACCTGCCTACGGGCAGATCGGCTATCGGCGCTGCGGCAATGGGACCTTTCCGAGGAGGAGGCGATCGCCAATGAAATGCGCGGCGGGCTCGAGGTGATCGCCTCGGGCGAGACGCTGTCCGGCGCGACGCGCTTTGCGTCCGGCGCTGGCCGCCATGGCGCGTTCGGCGGCGACGTCGGGAATGGTTGA
- a CDS encoding phosphoribosylaminoimidazolesuccinocarboxamide synthase encodes MNAMLASDLPLPRIGRGKVRDIYAVGDDRVLLLTTDRISAFDVVMAETIPMKGAVLTQISTWWFRQLEGVVPHHMISADADEIIREVPALKDHRADIVGRAMLCRRTTVFPVECVIRGYISGSAWKEYAASGTLAGEELKPGLVESEKLDVPIFSPATKAETGHDENITVTRVRELLGDDVAGKLESMARTVYNFGERIARHQGIIIADTKFEFGRAADDRIILIDEVMTPDSSRFWAADVYKPGRPQPSFDKQPLRDYLDAERRAGRWNGDAPPPPLPATVIDATSKRYLEAYRRVTGSELQV; translated from the coding sequence ATGAACGCGATGCTCGCCAGCGATTTGCCCCTGCCGCGGATCGGCCGCGGCAAGGTCCGCGATATCTATGCCGTCGGCGACGACCGCGTGCTGCTGCTCACCACCGACCGCATCAGCGCGTTCGACGTCGTGATGGCCGAGACCATTCCGATGAAGGGCGCGGTGCTGACCCAGATCAGCACGTGGTGGTTCCGCCAGCTCGAAGGCGTGGTGCCGCATCACATGATCAGCGCCGATGCCGACGAGATCATCCGCGAAGTGCCCGCGCTGAAGGATCACCGCGCCGATATTGTCGGCCGCGCGATGCTGTGCCGGCGCACCACCGTCTTCCCGGTCGAATGCGTGATCCGCGGCTACATCTCCGGCTCGGCCTGGAAGGAATATGCCGCATCCGGCACGCTCGCCGGCGAGGAGCTGAAGCCCGGCCTGGTTGAAAGCGAGAAGCTCGACGTGCCGATCTTCAGCCCGGCCACCAAGGCCGAAACCGGCCATGACGAAAACATCACGGTCACCCGGGTGCGCGAACTGCTGGGCGATGACGTCGCCGGGAAGCTCGAGAGCATGGCGCGCACGGTCTATAATTTCGGCGAGCGTATTGCCCGTCATCAGGGCATTATCATCGCCGACACCAAGTTCGAGTTCGGCCGCGCCGCGGACGACCGCATCATCCTGATCGACGAGGTGATGACGCCGGATAGTTCGCGGTTCTGGGCCGCCGACGTCTACAAGCCCGGCCGGCCGCAGCCCTCCTTCGACAAGCAGCCGCTGCGCGACTATCTCGACGCCGAGCGCCGCGCCGGCCGCTGGAACGGCGACGCCCCGCCCCCACCGCTGCCGGCGACCGTGATCGATGCGACCAGCAAGCGGTATCTCGAAGCATACCGGCGTGTGACGGGGAGTGAGCTGCAAGTCTAG